The Hemibagrus wyckioides isolate EC202008001 linkage group LG26, SWU_Hwy_1.0, whole genome shotgun sequence DNA window aactcTCAATGAGGCAAATAATGCTGTAACTGAGGTAAATAATGCTGTAACTGAGGAAAATAATGCTGTAAACTAGGTAAATAATGATGTACATGAGGAAAATAAAGCTGTAAATTGCAGAAATTATGCtgtaaatgaagtaaaaaactCTCAATGAGGCAAATAATGCTGTAACTGAGGTAAATAATGCAGTAAACTAGGTAAATAATGATGTACATGAGGAAAATAAAGCTGTAAATTGCAGAAATTATGCtgtaaatgaagtaaaaaactCTCAATGAGGCAAATAATGCTGTAACTGAGGTAAATAATGCTGTAACTGAGGAAAATAATGCTGTAACTGAGGAAAATAATGCTGTAACTGAGGAAAATAATGCTGTAAACTAGGTAAATAATGATGTACATGAGGTAAATAGCGATGCAGATGGGGGTAAAGTCGTAAAAGATATGAATAAAGCTGTAAATGAGGTAAATCAAGCTGACCTCGTCTCGCAGGTAGTCATATTTATCGCTGTCCGGTAAAGTGGCTGCCCatgtcttttgttttctcttcatATTTCTGTCGAACACACTGATGACCCCTCCAGCTCTCCCGGACATGTTCCTCACACCCCTGACCTTTCCCACAGGTTGTGCGCGTGCAGCAGAGTTAACTTTCTGTCCTGAGGTAAGGTTAAGGTCAGTGATGGTTCCGTGAGGAATAATAAACCGGGCTGTTGTTCTGAGGAACACGCTGTGACAAAGACAAACACCGTTCATGAGATTATTCATGATTTCATCTTACAAAGGGCAACACCTATAAACTAAAAGAGAAAGTTTGGCAGGTTAAATCAGGTCGTTTTCTGCTCCTGCACCGTTGCCCCTCCATCCACCGGCGCTGAGGACCTTTTTCCTGCATGAAAACCGGCTGCGTCCCAAACTGCTGTGTAGTGAACTTTAAGTGCCCTAGATAGATCCATACTACCTCACTGCGTCAAATTATGACAAGCGCcaggtaatttattaaaatataacgGCGTACCGTATTTTTTTAgccatattttaaaaacatgtttgGGATTTCCGAATATTTCGCACCCTATGTAGTGCTCAGTTATAGGGAGTGAAGGGTGATTTAGGACTGAACCGTGAAGTGTGTTGTCTCGTGTAAAACACGGAACAGGAAATGGCGTAAGAGGAGCGACTGAGCTACATTCACACAGCTAGTCTGTTATCCCACTAATAACTATTCTTAGATCCATAAATCGCAAgaaaagctaaaaaataaactataaacatCTACGTCATTATTATGAAAGTCACATAATGTCACATGAGACAAATTATGTGAAAATGAAACTATAGACAAACAGATCAACTTTTCTGATACTGACTGGGTTAATAATAAAGAGTCAGAAAGCTCCACAATGACACTGACAGATTTATTCATAGAGCTCTGTCAACAAAAACAGTTTGAAATTCAGTCTTTAAATTCTGGAATAAAAACTCAATAAAACAGTCAACAgatacagcatacagagagagagatagagagagatgaataGAGGGAAAGCAACAGAGACAGGgggtggagaaagagagagagagtgggagaaaggggggagaggagagagagatgaatagaGAGAAAGCAATAGAGATAGGGggattggtgtatatatatatatatatatatagagagagagagagagagggggggggggcatggggatagagagagatggatagttATGGGATAAGTGTATTATGTTCTGGGGttttcagtgagagagagagagatgaatagaGGGAAAGCAATAGAGACAGGgggtggatagagagagagagtgggagaggtagagggtgggagagagagtaggagtgtgggagagggagaaagtgggagagagagagtgggagaaaggggagagaggagagagagagacagaaggatagAAAGAGAGATTAATAGAGAGAAAGCAATAGAGATAGGGggattggtgtatatatatatatatatatatatatatatatatatatatatatatatatatatatatatatatatagatatatgagagagagagagagagagagagagagagagaggcatctCTAGTATGGACCAGTTGAAGGtgattcagttttatttgtatatcactTGTAACAGTGGACACCTTCACATCAgctatacagaaatatataaaaaagaaatcaattttacatttataaatgtatccCTACCGTATACATATTCCTTACTACTATCTGATTTCCTCTGAAGAAGTCATATATAAGCTATGGATTATTGTATTTGTGCATCATTTTATCTAAGCAGAGCTCCAGGAGTTACATTTAGGAAGCCAAGTTATCCTCGGAAAACAGCACAACAGCATAAACATCAAGCTAGGTTTTCTAACATAAATGATCTTCATACACTACCGATTAAAACATGCTGCCAGTACAGAGTATTCGGATTAAATGATTAATATGGCAATTATTTATATACACGCACATTACTTTCTCGggatttttatgtttgtgtttttaggaTTGTCACCACCCACGGGCTAACGATCTTATTTGACATACGTAATAAAGtagagctgaaaaaaaaaatctcatgatCAATCAGAATTTTCTTGTTATCTTGTACATTAGAGGAGTGCATTAGGACTGAAATTGGACtaaaaaatactgaatataCAAGCAGATGGGAATAGgactaaaacaaaacacacagtcatacacctTGAGTGCACACCAAACTTTACAGTTTTCTTTTCACAAAGTCACTGGCAAAATTCACAATACTTGTCAAAGCCATGAGAATCAGAACATCAATCTCATTGTTGTTGTCGATTTCCTCATGATAGTTCTTTACAGGGAAGATGTACTTCAGTGGAATACCCAGTTTGACGCTGCACTGCTCCATCtagaaagacagacactgaGAATAATCTGCATGAACCTGTAGTAAAGATCATGTGGTGTTCTGGTACTGACGAGTTCTTGTACTtacattcattttgattttcTTGCTCTTGTAGATCATTGTCAGGTTCTCTTTGACAAGTGGACATGCAACATCCACCTTGGTCATGATGGCCACTACAGGAATATCTGTCATGAATAATTCAGGTTATTCAAAATTTTTCTTGGACTGATTATACcattacagatattttagagaattgtatttttattttgattcgGTAATACATCGGAGAGTAATATATGGTCAATTTATTGTGAAGGAATGACTGTAAAAATCAATATGACAGGATGATAACTCACCTAATTCATGTGCTCCATTCCGAATTAGTTTCATTTTATCGCTAACGCCTTGAGATATTTGATCAGTGCTGTCTGCTGGTAGGACAAACACCAGACAGTGAACTTTGTCATTTAGACTTGGGGTTGTGTTATAGTGACTGCTTTCAGCAGTCAGATCCTCCTGAGGattaaactgaaaataaaaacataaactaTAATACCACTGCACTTGCAAATGGACAATGGACCATTATCATTTGAGGGCACTGAAATAATTCAATATGTGGAAATGTGTAACAACTCCAAGCCTGAGTATTGAACGCTTCCAGGTTGTTTCTCCTCCACTGAGGACTTTTAAACCAGTGTTTTCTGTCATACTATGCAAAGTACTGTTATTTCATTCTACTTTACCAAGCATTGTATTGTTCCAGCCATTGTTCTCTCCGTTTTCACCATTACTCTTTTCGTGGATTTACTGTTCTCTggattatatttttgtacctcAACtctgatgattgtgtgtattgGTTTTTCAGACTCTTTGTCTTTTTCGCCCACTTTCTATCCTGCGGTTTTAGATTTGTATGActtgtctttctttcattaAATTCCTCAAATGGATTCTAACAGTGGTGTAACGTAGCAAAGTAAAATTACTTCATTTCAGCCTAGCCAGTATACTTAAatacttaagtattttttgagagtttttgtactttacttgagtttttatatttctgtcaagttttacttttacttcactacttttttgaaacaaattctatacttttactccgatacattttctgttccaCATTTTCattacttactacaaaaaaaacctgcgtccaaatttgcggtaaaggaagtttgtggttagtgatgaCTTTAGGCTAAGTCCATACGTAGCTGGGGATTTTTAAAAACGGAGATTTTTcaacttcatttttttaaaaaattctgtccacatgacctacgtgttaaaaatatctttgtccacatgaaaacacaaaacGCCCTGTTACGTGCTGTcgggagcatgcctagccaatcagaagccctgttaagtgctgtcaggagcatgcctagccaatcagaagccctgttaagtgctgtcgggagcatgcctagccaatcagaagccctgttaagtgctgtcaggagcatgcctagccaatcagaagccctgttaagtgctgtcaggagcatgtctagccaatcagaagccctgttaagtgctgtcaggagcatgcctagccaatcagaagccctgttaagtgctgtcaggagcatgtctagccaatcagaagccctgttaagtgctgtcaggagcatgcctagccaatcagaagcctagacaaaactttattactggttccggtagtttaacaacaatggcgtGTCGTGTGAAAGCGATGCCTTTGACATGCGAAAATTTcatgtagaatgtagaagtcggaccgggtctcgtccaaaaccgccagcgctgtgtgtgttgtgggagttctgtatgcagcagcagtgagctccgtattacattccggccctctgttcatgaacgtaatgtgtgagtaactgcgcgtgtatgtacacacatggaaaagtccagtaaacaacgttaacacagtcagtagtttacgcaagtctgctattgcacaaaataaattcataaacaaaggtgacatcaaatcaaggagaccggcGCACAGACAATGACGTCAATTCATTAAAATCTCCATTTCCCCCGTCCACACAACACCATTGAAAACCGagagttttggaaaatcttcactttggaaggagttttccaaaagctccgTTTTCATcgacctcaaactgcattagcatgtggacgaagggtcaaaacacagagaaaaatctcccttcttaaaaatccccGGCTATGAatggacatggccttagttacaagtgcacatggatggaaacactgatactgtacacttcattacaatacagttctaaaggcctcttctttctttcatgcaagtcttatttttttggtgctgcacttattgagaagtttaagaaagaaagcactacagaataaaattcataattctccaaattattacagtcttgcttttttattaatttacttctacttttactttccatacttgagtacattcatgaaaatactacttttgatacttaagtacagtttatttcagatactttaagacttttactcaagtagaattataatggttggagtcattttctaataaaatacctgtacttttactcaagtgtggcttttgggtactttatacaacactggaTTCTAACCCCTCTGCTTTTGCGAATCCGTCAcaaaatgtgaacattaacttaCTGTGTATCCCTCTTGGATCTGTCCGTTCAgaatgttgatgatgttgtttgtgtgtacacCTTTTGAACCTTCTTCGAGACCCATGGTATCACCAAATACAAATGGAAAGATGGATCCATTTGTGTCTTTCTTCAGCTTGTAGACAGTGTACTGTAAGCAGGTAGAAATAAATGTTATGAAACATTTGATCTGTGTCCTTTACTTAAATAGAAATTCACCTAAACTAaaatgagagtgtgtttgagtgttagatattaaatattacatatagTTACCTTACAGGTGTTACTTAGGCCAGCACTGAGTGAATGAGCGAGGTAAGTACTGTGACCTTGAAATACATTATTAACTGAGGTGATAAAGGCGGACTTCCCAGAACCTGCTGGTCCAACACACAGAATCCTGAGATGTTCAACACTCCGGCTTGACGGAAACTCCCTCAGGGTCTGTAACATCGTTTCTCTTTCACTACAGGAAAGTCAGAAAGAGACAACAGCCAAATACAGTATTTTTACATCAAAGTGTAACATAGCAAATGTATATGTAACACAAACATTGTATAAAGTTATGCTTTTGCCTATTTTTGGAAACTATTGTGTGAAAAAGCCTGTAGTTATGAaatgagaaaacagaaaaactatTTCATGCACCTTTATATTCATAGTTTAGTTTTAGCATCTTTGTAAAATGTACACTCAGTTGCACTTGTGTCCTATCTATACCAAGCCTTTCTGAGTGTTTTGCTATCCTGGATCCGAATCTGTCTTTGTGATTGTTTTTGCCATGTCTTCTGATATCCTGTTTGCTGATCACCTGACCTGTGTCTGTTCTTGGATTTtgatatttgatttgattctattttatttgtacagtgcttttaacaatggatattgtaacaaaacagctttacaggaaaacacaaatgtaaaaaatgcgaatttaaaattttttatttgtcatgctAGATGTTTCGGATTATAAGAGTTTAATAAAGCATGTTaacctgcacttgcatccatCTCAGAGTCTCTGTTCTCACAGGAGAGATATGCATATTTTGCTAGTTAATAGAATTGAAGATGATAGATAATTCGCAAAGGCTCATATTTGTCCTGTTCTCTCTTAAAAGATTAGGAAGTTGAGTAAAAACCCTTGTTGGGTTGCTGAAAGTTTTGAGAAACACCCAAGAAGAAAGTGTTGGCAGAGCATTTTGAAACTGATGATACAAAGAAAGGAGAGACTTTTACAGACTACATAGCTATTTTGAAAGTATTAACATGCACATGCGGGACTGCAGGACCAGTTGCAAGAAGCATTGCTGGAAAAATTGATTGAGATtatggttggaatgaaaacctgcagccatACAGGCACTTTGCAGATACAATTGGAGACCCCTGGTCTAATATAAAACTATAATGAACTAAACTAGGCAATGAGAAAGAACATACAACATTATACATTGACTCTCACCTCCATTTCACTGGCCTCCATGGATCATCTAAAGCTGTGAGAGAATCAGATCATTAGCCAGTGTATTTAGTAGAGGtatattacagtatttacatttacactcatGCCATTTTTGATGTAAGTGGATGCTGGTCTGTTTTTGGTTGTGTAGGCAAGCGTCATTGTTTTATAATCTGATGCAGGAAGCATAACAATTGAAGGAAGCATAACaatggtgtgggagaacttcaGGAAGTTTGAAAAAATCATGCAGCTGCAGAGTGACGCTCTGGATGATGCCCAGAGGAAGACCTTCCAGGAGCGGGTTTGCAATAGTTCTGTTTCTAAATGTCAAAGAAATGAACATGCTCCTGAGAACAGCAATTCAGTTAAGCTGGCAGCTGATGAACTGGAATTAATGATAAGATCTTtaccagacatgctgagatctcAGCAAAAAGAGTAGGgagggaagaggaggatgagttGAGTGTCATCTGCATAGAAGGTATAAAAACCCATGCAAATATATGACTTCGCCAAGAGATCTAGTACAGATGGGTTCAGAAGAGGGTGATTGGGGAGGTAACTGTAACCGCATGGAATTCATATGATGAGTTGATGAGTTTGTTGAGTTGTACAAGCCACTTCTGCTCTGCTTATGCACTGCTCTATCACTGCTCATGCATCCAGGTGTAAGCAGAGGATAGATAAAACACATGTATTTTTActgaacccttttttttttcaagaaatCCTTTTAAATTactaataaaatttaatttgtttacattgttatatcatttatttattggtccTGATATAGATCCATCACACCCAAGTGTAGTGAATGTGAGCCATTAATGAATAGTGGGGTGTCTGTTAGTACCTGATAACTGCATAAGCAGacattaaatatgaaatacCAACATACATTAGTTAAGCATcttaattcataaataaaaatgggaAAACTTACATAAACTCTCTGGACTGATTGGAGGTGATGGAGTTGTAGTTGACTCTGATCCACCCATGATGCAATTATGCTCCTGTAAAAGCTAGAACTGGCACAATAATTAAAAGTTTTATGCCTATTATCATGTCTGTATTTCTAAGTGATTTATGGAGATGGATTTATGGAAATTTCACTTAAACACTTGCTCGAATGTGAGTATTTTTGGACAAGGTCTTATGGTGGTAtcttagtgattaaggtgtttGATTACTGATCAGAGGTTTGTCAGTTCAAACCCCATGTCCCCAAAgcaccactgctgggcccctgggtaagacccttaaccctcaagttgtataaaaattagataaaatgtcgctctggataacggcatctgccaaatgccctaAATGTATTACATATATCTaaatttcatattaaattccTGGTAAATTAATCAAGCGTCTGTGATGTGAATATTAGGGGTTATGACAGACATGCTTCATGTCAAAATTATCATATTCATATCTAGGAAACTGGACTTAacttgatgtgtttttttttctcctcctgatAGCATGGTTACTGATCTGGGTCAATTTTAGGGGCGCAGCTTTCTCAGACACTTAGCAGTAAAAATGCCAAAACACGAGCTCATGCACAACAGATCGTTTTaaaaaccaacacacaacaatTCGCAGTATgtaaaatgtacacacacacacacacacacctacacacacacacacacacaccgacccacccacccacacacacacagacattcacaatTATGTGCGTAATATTACTTGCCAACATGAATATACACCcaatttattacattaaacagCTCAGTTTAGATCACAGTTTTCAGATGAGTCACTAATAAGAAAGATGAAGTATGAAACTCACCTACTGACAGCAGCGACAGTTCAGATCTGCAAGGGCGTGCCCAGTGACAGGGATTTTATAACTCTGTCTGCAGTACATTAGTGGCCACTGGGGGGGGGGGCTTCTTAAAGCAACCAAACGTTACTCAATATCACTGAATATTACAGACTGCTTACAATATCACCAATATTATAAAACCCTGTTACACACTAGTACACACTACTAACTCATGGTATTTTCTGATCATTATAATCTTCTTCACCTCCACCATTATTGCTAACTGTTGTGTGAATTCTTCCAACTTTTATAACATTCACAACAATTTCCAGAACAATGTCTCCTCCCCAAATTCACAGCTAGAAGGTCAGTTATTCTTATGTaactaaattatatataaataccaTATATGTGTGGTGGTCAGTAACGAAGTAATTCTTTACGGTACTTAAGTATCTGTAATTCTTCACGGTACTTAAGTATCTTTTTCCAGTTTCTGTACTTCACTAAAGCATAAAAAACAGTTGAATCTAATTACAGCACAGCAGCGTGAGCATTATTTTTGAACCTACGTATCTTTTGGTTTCGTTACATACAGCACGCGCAAACGGTTTGGTAGAGCATTAAAACCGCGGTGTcacagcctgaaatactgtagcctacgatggaagaaaaccctgaccccatcccGCCTACTGCACACCCATGACCCGTGgcctgacctgcaggatttgttttaagttgtagaacagaagaaagactctttcatattcagatacctgctctgcctcagtaacatacgatttcttctttcttcttctttcaaaGCATTAGTtaactaaatactgaaatattgactgtGCTGAATCTGCTCAGATTCCTTGCTTGTCAAACCCAATTGTTCTGAAATCCAGCTATTTCTTGACTGCTCAGAATAATGTTAACTGACATTACAGAATAACTGACATCTGTATCGTGTTCATTTTTAAGATCTTCTATTAACAGGCATGTACTGTATGAGTAGATGCATGTATGAACGGATTCTTCTCACACAAaatgaacttttattttaaaaaatagaattacaTAAAATGACAACATTAGAGCTCGGATAAGTGAAGtatttttacttaagtacatTTGGTTACAAGTACTTTTGTACTTTAACTCAAATGGAAATTCAAACTGAGCACTTAACTAGTGtatctctgtttttatttaagtaCAGGGGATGTGTTCTTTGCCCACCACTGCTGAAGACGAATGAGTGATGGAGTTTAGCCTTCTAAGATGAATTTAAATATAGACAAATAGATCGAATTTGGAGAAAATCCTACATGGGTCAGTAATAAAGAGTCAGAAGGCTCCAAAATGATAGTGACAAATTTATTCATAGTTTTCATCATCTTTAGTGTTAtatatattcagaatatatcagaTTTCAGGAATAATATGTCTGTCAGGCAAATGATTCAACTTCTTTTTTAATCTAtatgttcagagagagagagag harbors:
- the LOC131346794 gene encoding interferon-induced protein 44-like is translated as MGGSESTTTPSPPISPESLSLDDPWRPVKWSERETMLQTLREFPSSRSVEHLRILCVGPAGSGKSAFITSVNNVFQGHSTYLAHSLSAGLSNTCKYTVYKLKKDTNGSIFPFVFGDTMGLEEGSKGVHTNNIINILNGQIQEGYTFNPQEDLTAESSHYNTTPSLNDKVHCLVFVLPADSTDQISQGVSDKMKLIRNGAHELDIPVVAIMTKVDVACPLVKENLTMIYKSKKIKMNMEQCSVKLGIPLKYIFPVKNYHEEIDNNNEIDVLILMALTSIVNFASDFVKRKL